One Macadamia integrifolia cultivar HAES 741 unplaced genomic scaffold, SCU_Mint_v3 scaffold537, whole genome shotgun sequence genomic region harbors:
- the LOC122069134 gene encoding uncharacterized protein LOC122069134, whose protein sequence is MGAWNSRGLNDLGKRRAVMEWASNNHFGVFGLIETRVKPGNMDSASRLFSAKWRLISNHSTSDAARIWLLWDEEQVMIQLISISSQIIYALVTLKCNQQVFYVSMVYGENFELDREALWHDLHQFSSSLSHLGLSLAILILSSRQRKNECNKAFGFDHIECKIDRVLVDHNWLDAFPNSHMHFHNLSVSDHSLMVVTMENIPKKRGQKFYFYNHWVDHDEFLPLVRDVWSQPIDGNPMFILLSKINTLKGVLKNWSRRVFHRLDKKIVETTEEVQALQTMLGSGLIDEGLVSRKRVAGQRLQPLMNARESKLHQRSHIRFLQDGDGNTEFFSSLIDN, encoded by the exons ATGGGGGCATGGAATTCTAGGGGTCTCAACGACCTTGGTAAACGTAGAGCTGTAATGGAGTGGGCATCAAACAATCATTTTGGTGTTTTTGGTCTTATTGAGACTAGAGTAAAACCAGGCAATATGGATTCAGCTTCAAGGCTCTTTAGTGCTAAATGGAGGCTTATTTCCAACCATTCGACATCTGATGCTGCTAGGATTTGGTTACTTTGGGATGAAGAGCAAGTCATGATTCAACTGATCAGTATTTCCTCTCAAATTATCTATGCTCTGGTGACTTTGAAATGTAATCAACAAGTCTTTTATGTTTCAATGGTGTATGGAGAGAATTTTGAGCTGGACAGGGAAGCATTATGGCATGATCTTCATCAGTTCAGCTCCTCTTTGTCTCACCTTGGATTGTCCTTGGCAATTTTAATTCTATCAAGTCGCCAGAGGAAAAACGAG TGTAACAAAGCTTTTGGGTTTGACCACATTGAGTGTAAGATTGATCGTGTTTTGGTGGATCATAATTGGCTGGACGCTTTTCCTAATTCCCATATGCATTTTCATAATCTCAGTGTTTCTGATCACTCTCTAATGGTTGTGACGATGGAGAACATTCCTAAAAAGCGTGGTCAGAAATTCTATTTTTATAACCACTGGGTTGATCATGATGAGTTCCTTCCCTTAGTTCGTGATGTATGGAGTCAACCGATTGATGGAAATCCCATGTTCATTCTCCTCTCCAAGATCAATACTCTAAAGGGTGTTCTTAAAAATTGGAGTAGGAGAGTGTTCCATCGCttggataaaaaaattgttgagaCAACAGAGGAGGTTCAGGCCTTACAGACCATGCTTGGTTCTGGTTTAATTGATGAGGGGTTGGTTTCTCGCAAGCGGGTTGCAGGTCAGCGTCTTCAGCCCTTGATGAATGCTCGTGAATCCAAGCTCCATCAAAGATCACATATAAGATTCCTGCAGGATGGAGATGGCAACACTGAATTTTTTTCATCGCTCATTGATAACTAG